Proteins encoded together in one Anoxybacillus flavithermus window:
- a CDS encoding ABC transporter permease, whose protein sequence is MKVSRLYLAFVFFVLYMPIFYLIYYSFNSGGTMHHFESFTLDWYKEVFADTRLLIIVLHTIIIALLSSSLATIIGVLGAIAIYYAKHRWKQTLLTLNNVLIVSPDVIIGASFLILFTIAGIQLGFTSVLLSHIAFSIPIVVLMVLPKLQEMSPTLIDAARDLGANEWNVLTKVVLPYITPGIFAGFFMALTYSFDDFAVTFFVTGNGFSTLSVEIYSRARQGISLSVNALSTLLFLFTLFLVVVYYIMTQRASVKGGKK, encoded by the coding sequence ATGAAAGTTTCTCGCCTCTATTTAGCGTTTGTGTTTTTCGTGTTATACATGCCCATATTTTATTTAATTTACTACTCGTTCAACAGCGGCGGAACGATGCATCATTTTGAATCGTTTACGCTTGACTGGTATAAGGAAGTGTTTGCTGATACACGCTTGCTTATTATCGTTTTGCATACGATTATTATTGCCTTATTATCGTCATCGCTTGCGACAATCATTGGCGTTTTAGGAGCGATCGCCATTTATTATGCAAAACATCGCTGGAAGCAAACGTTGCTTACGCTAAATAACGTTTTAATCGTCAGCCCTGACGTCATTATCGGGGCATCGTTCCTGATCTTATTTACGATTGCGGGCATTCAGCTCGGATTTACGTCTGTCTTATTGTCTCATATCGCTTTCAGCATTCCGATTGTCGTGTTAATGGTGTTGCCAAAGCTGCAGGAAATGAGCCCGACGTTGATCGATGCAGCACGCGATTTAGGGGCAAACGAATGGAACGTCTTAACGAAAGTCGTCCTCCCATACATTACACCAGGCATTTTTGCCGGCTTTTTCATGGCGCTCACGTACTCGTTTGATGACTTTGCGGTCACGTTTTTCGTGACGGGCAATGGCTTTTCGACGTTGTCTGTTGAAATTTATTCACGTGCGCGTCAAGGGATTTCGTTATCAGTTAACGCTTTATCTACCCTTCTTTTCTTATTTACGCTTTTCCTCGTCGTTGTGTATTACATAATGACACAACGTGCTAGCGTTAAGGGGGGGAAAAAATGA
- a CDS encoding response regulator transcription factor codes for MMIRVLLVDDHILVMDGMAELLEREEDIKIVGTVLQLSCLQEAIETLNPHVVVMDIRLKDGNGLEWTKKIKLLYPDRHVVVLSGYNYNEYIRAAKQAGASAFVTKEDSILHLATAIRQAHQGFSFFPSNIDESSNTPLTKMELIILKLIAQDKTNEDISNSLNVSKRTVEHHVSSIIKKLRVDSRVGAVVKAIKEGMIEL; via the coding sequence ATGATGATTAGAGTGCTATTAGTCGATGATCATATACTTGTGATGGACGGCATGGCAGAATTACTCGAAAGAGAAGAGGATATAAAAATTGTTGGCACAGTTTTGCAGTTATCTTGTTTACAAGAAGCAATCGAAACGTTAAATCCTCATGTTGTTGTTATGGATATTCGTTTAAAAGACGGGAATGGTTTAGAATGGACAAAAAAGATAAAATTGTTGTATCCAGATCGCCACGTGGTCGTCTTATCCGGCTACAATTATAATGAGTACATACGCGCTGCTAAACAAGCGGGTGCTTCCGCATTTGTTACAAAAGAAGATTCGATTCTTCATTTAGCAACTGCCATTCGACAAGCACATCAAGGGTTTTCATTTTTCCCGAGCAACATAGATGAAAGTAGCAACACCCCGCTAACAAAAATGGAGCTAATTATTCTAAAATTAATTGCTCAAGATAAAACGAATGAAGACATTAGTAATTCATTGAATGTAAGTAAGAGAACAGTAGAACACCATGTTTCTTCAATTATAAAAAAGCTCCGTGTTGATTCTCGTGTTGGTGCAGTCGTCAAAGCAATAAAGGAAGGAATGATTGAACTATAA
- a CDS encoding ATP-binding protein produces the protein MFFLLIGKYTYIQKPTSIVVQRFFALMCVSAIAIISAIPSSRGVQTAQMVEAFAVCLAPYALLEFFKYFPSSTRPRTFHYVSSITKWTSIICFVTYVGGSVAADETSIKTIARLFIVLNIVMAVGTCVALITFHLRSNSKKIKNELFVLIVGLCLSFSPVILLSLLPNMLFGVSFLSFYYTLTSMIFFPLVLSYLLTKQGIANWRVAAKKMGRKIAVLCISLIICNVVLLVIDHHIPLFPVNIFLIFSITIYQTIQVYFTHRTEQTTDRLTNKQAYSIQEYEKWKLAMFLHDEILQGLIAIWQRIQLGKNEESEKQIHNLLQSKIREVRNMCEHLYPMFVEDIGLENSLYELRNKIRMESHLDIEVYYDLGLRIIPSTLQVTLYRIIRELTYNAVKHAEATSIIISICEEDDILHISVEDDGKGFSIPINTYDAIKQHHFGLASVEKQLHTLGGRWDIYSDQQLGTRIFIMIPFDEVEKYDD, from the coding sequence ATGTTTTTCTTGTTAATTGGTAAATATACGTATATTCAAAAACCAACATCCATCGTTGTACAACGTTTTTTTGCTTTAATGTGTGTTAGTGCCATTGCAATCATATCTGCCATTCCTTCAAGTCGAGGTGTGCAGACAGCACAAATGGTTGAAGCTTTCGCTGTTTGTTTAGCGCCTTACGCACTTCTCGAATTTTTTAAATATTTTCCAAGTTCAACGAGACCAAGAACTTTCCACTATGTTTCCTCTATTACAAAGTGGACGAGTATCATTTGTTTCGTCACTTATGTTGGAGGAAGTGTAGCTGCAGATGAGACATCTATAAAAACCATTGCTCGATTGTTTATCGTACTAAATATTGTTATGGCTGTTGGCACATGCGTCGCATTAATTACGTTCCATCTTCGCTCGAACTCGAAAAAAATAAAAAACGAATTGTTTGTACTTATTGTTGGACTATGTTTATCATTTTCACCTGTTATACTTTTAAGCCTCCTTCCAAACATGTTATTTGGTGTTTCGTTTCTTTCGTTTTATTACACGCTAACAAGTATGATTTTCTTTCCTCTAGTTCTTTCATACTTATTAACTAAGCAAGGGATTGCAAATTGGCGTGTTGCTGCAAAGAAGATGGGTAGAAAAATTGCCGTTTTATGTATAAGTTTAATTATTTGTAATGTTGTACTGTTAGTGATCGATCACCATATCCCTTTATTTCCTGTAAACATATTTCTTATCTTTTCTATTACTATATATCAAACTATTCAAGTGTACTTCACACACCGAACAGAACAAACAACGGATCGTTTGACTAATAAACAGGCATATTCCATTCAAGAATATGAAAAATGGAAGCTTGCCATGTTTTTGCATGATGAAATATTGCAAGGGCTTATCGCCATTTGGCAAAGGATTCAATTGGGAAAAAATGAAGAAAGCGAGAAACAAATTCACAATTTATTACAAAGTAAAATTCGTGAAGTACGTAACATGTGTGAACATTTATATCCGATGTTTGTTGAAGATATAGGCTTAGAAAATAGCTTATATGAGTTACGAAATAAAATTCGCATGGAGAGTCATCTTGATATTGAAGTGTATTATGACTTAGGATTACGAATTATTCCTTCGACATTGCAAGTCACTCTTTACCGGATTATTCGTGAGCTTACTTATAACGCTGTCAAACACGCAGAAGCTACATCCATCATTATTTCCATATGCGAAGAAGATGATATTTTGCACATTTCTGTTGAAGATGATGGGAAAGGGTTTTCTATCCCTATAAACACATATGACGCAATTAAACAACATCACTTCGGATTAGCTTCAGTTGAAAAGCAACTACATACGTTAGGCGGAAGATGGGATATTTATTCCGACCAACAACTTGGCACGAGAATTTTTATAATGATTCCATTTGACGAGGTGGAAAAATATGATGATTAG
- the adhE gene encoding bifunctional acetaldehyde-CoA/alcohol dehydrogenase, which yields MAVEEKVLDQKKEVTKMIDTLVANAQKALKAFRDYDQETIDHIVKQMALAGLDKHMYLAKLAIEETKRGVYEDKIIKNIFATEYIYHNIKYDKTVGVIRENEQEGVIEIAEPVGVIAGVTPVTNPTSTTMFKALISIKTRNPIIFAFHPSAQKCSSEAARILRDAAIAAGAPEHCIQWIETPSVEATQQLMHHPGVSLILATGGAGMVKAAYSSGKPALGVGPGNVPCYIEKTANIKRAVNDLILSKTFDNGMICASEQAVIIDKEIYDAVKNEMIANKCYFLNEEEKKKVEKLVINENTCAVNPNIVGKPAYEIAKMAGVDVPVDTKILVAELKSVGPQEPLSREKLSPVLACYKVNSTEEGLKRAEEMLEFGGLGHSAVIHSENQDVILEFGKRMKAGRIISNAPSSQGAIGDIYNAYIPSLTLGCGTFGGNSVSTNVGATHLINIKKLARRNVNMQWFKVPPKIYFEKHATQYLAKMPNISRAFIVTDPGMVKLGYVDKVLYYLRKRPDYVHCEIFSEVEPDPSIETVMKGADMMHAFQPDVIIALGGGSAMDAAKAMWLFYEHPNTDFNGLKQKFLDIRKRVFKYPKLGQKAQFVAIPTTSGTGSEVTSFAVITDKKNNVKYPLADYELTPDVAIVDPQFVMTMPKHITADTGMDVLTHAIEAYVSNMANDYTDGLALKAIQLVFEYLPRAYKNGNDEVAREKMHNASTIAGMAFANAFLGINHSLAHKLGAEFHIPHGRANTILMPHVIRYNAQKPKKFTAFPKYEHFVADQRYAQIARLLGLPAKTTEEGVESLVQAIIKLAKELDMPLSIAATGVKKEEFESKVEQLAELAFEDQCTTANPKLPLVSDLADIYRQAYKGV from the coding sequence ATGGCTGTGGAGGAAAAAGTATTAGACCAAAAGAAAGAAGTTACAAAAATGATTGATACGCTCGTTGCTAATGCTCAAAAAGCGCTTAAAGCGTTTCGTGATTACGATCAAGAAACGATTGATCATATTGTTAAACAAATGGCGTTAGCTGGGCTTGATAAACATATGTATTTAGCGAAACTAGCCATTGAAGAAACAAAGCGCGGCGTGTATGAAGATAAAATTATTAAAAACATTTTTGCGACAGAATACATTTATCATAACATCAAATATGATAAAACCGTCGGCGTTATTCGCGAAAATGAACAGGAAGGCGTCATTGAAATTGCAGAGCCAGTAGGCGTCATCGCCGGGGTAACCCCAGTCACGAACCCGACTTCAACAACAATGTTTAAAGCGCTCATTTCTATTAAAACGCGCAATCCAATCATTTTTGCGTTCCACCCATCTGCGCAAAAATGTAGCAGTGAAGCAGCACGTATTTTGCGCGATGCAGCCATTGCTGCGGGTGCGCCAGAACATTGTATTCAATGGATTGAAACTCCTTCTGTCGAAGCGACGCAACAATTGATGCATCACCCTGGTGTTTCGCTTATTCTTGCGACAGGTGGAGCAGGCATGGTGAAAGCGGCATATAGCTCAGGAAAGCCAGCATTAGGGGTTGGACCTGGTAACGTGCCTTGCTATATTGAGAAAACAGCAAATATTAAACGCGCGGTGAACGACCTTATTCTTTCAAAAACGTTTGATAACGGAATGATTTGTGCATCTGAACAAGCGGTCATTATTGATAAAGAGATTTATGATGCGGTGAAAAACGAAATGATCGCAAATAAGTGCTATTTCTTAAACGAAGAAGAAAAGAAAAAAGTTGAAAAGCTTGTTATCAATGAAAATACGTGTGCAGTCAATCCGAATATTGTCGGTAAACCAGCATATGAAATTGCAAAAATGGCCGGTGTGGACGTTCCAGTTGATACGAAAATTCTTGTCGCAGAATTAAAAAGCGTCGGTCCGCAAGAGCCGCTTTCTCGTGAAAAATTAAGTCCTGTATTGGCGTGCTATAAGGTGAATAGCACAGAAGAAGGGTTAAAACGAGCAGAAGAAATGCTTGAGTTCGGTGGACTTGGCCACTCCGCTGTCATTCATTCAGAAAATCAAGACGTCATTCTTGAATTCGGTAAGCGAATGAAAGCAGGACGAATCATCTCTAATGCACCATCTTCACAAGGGGCGATCGGTGATATTTACAACGCATACATTCCGTCATTGACGCTCGGTTGCGGTACGTTCGGAGGCAACTCGGTTTCGACAAACGTCGGTGCGACACATTTAATTAACATTAAAAAATTAGCGAGAAGGAATGTAAACATGCAATGGTTTAAAGTTCCGCCAAAAATTTACTTTGAAAAACATGCGACACAATATTTAGCGAAAATGCCAAACATCTCACGTGCCTTTATCGTTACAGACCCAGGTATGGTGAAGCTCGGCTATGTCGATAAAGTGTTATACTATTTGCGTAAACGTCCAGATTATGTGCATTGCGAAATTTTCTCAGAAGTTGAACCAGATCCATCAATTGAAACAGTGATGAAAGGTGCCGACATGATGCATGCGTTCCAGCCAGACGTCATCATCGCGCTCGGCGGTGGTTCGGCGATGGACGCGGCGAAAGCGATGTGGCTGTTCTATGAACATCCAAATACCGACTTTAATGGCTTAAAACAAAAGTTTTTAGATATTCGTAAACGCGTATTTAAATATCCAAAACTCGGTCAAAAAGCGCAATTTGTCGCGATTCCAACAACGTCTGGTACAGGTTCAGAAGTGACATCGTTTGCGGTCATTACAGATAAGAAAAATAACGTCAAATATCCGCTCGCTGATTATGAGTTAACACCAGATGTCGCCATCGTTGACCCACAATTCGTCATGACGATGCCAAAACATATTACAGCGGATACAGGTATGGACGTATTAACACATGCGATTGAAGCGTACGTATCGAACATGGCGAACGACTATACAGACGGATTAGCATTAAAAGCGATTCAACTCGTCTTTGAATACTTGCCGCGCGCATATAAAAACGGCAACGATGAAGTCGCGCGTGAAAAAATGCATAACGCATCAACGATCGCTGGTATGGCATTTGCGAACGCATTTTTAGGCATTAACCATAGTTTAGCGCATAAACTTGGGGCAGAATTCCATATCCCACACGGACGTGCGAACACAATTTTAATGCCGCATGTCATTCGTTACAACGCGCAAAAACCGAAGAAGTTTACAGCGTTTCCGAAGTATGAACATTTCGTAGCTGATCAACGTTATGCTCAAATTGCTCGCCTGCTTGGATTGCCAGCAAAAACGACAGAAGAAGGTGTCGAAAGCCTTGTTCAAGCAATCATTAAGCTCGCGAAAGAACTCGATATGCCGCTAAGCATCGCAGCTACAGGTGTGAAAAAAGAAGAGTTTGAAAGCAAAGTCGAACAACTCGCTGAATTAGCGTTTGAAGATCAATGTACAACAGCCAATCCAAAATTGCCGTTAGTGAGCGACCTCGCTGACATTTATCGTCAAGCGTATAAAGGGGTTTAG
- a CDS encoding transcriptional regulator, with translation MNKDASVRLQDNIVLEHYGLNELHLESVRHYREQFAKVKPNHPWNGLETKDFLYKIGAWGKIRNTSKEGLTLAGLLMFSEERMITEVLPQYFLEYREYDDDMLWSNRFTSQDGTWSGNIYDFYFKVMNELKDGSEAEKEAMHEALVNAIVHADYNGDGGIIVERQRSYVQFSNPGLFGIPLEQAFSGGVSHLRNPNVFKMFIYIHFCKRAGVGLKTIETICLQQPVIDQYDFQERTVITLPIVSFPERHKQDDDLEMICDWSDNLELADSINNDENSYNSDENSINSELESINKELESVNKESNCVNSGPNSVISENNSCNSDQNSINNLTNSVNNEEETNIDQELWSIAEIARKKKRLAPAKMEEVILQLCAHRPLMLKELAYLLDRTPDGLRNNYLGKLLAEGKMRLKYPEQLNHPRQAYITNK, from the coding sequence GTGAATAAAGATGCAAGTGTTCGTTTACAAGATAACATCGTATTAGAGCATTACGGACTGAATGAACTGCATTTAGAGTCTGTCCGCCATTATCGCGAGCAGTTTGCGAAAGTAAAGCCAAACCACCCATGGAACGGTTTAGAAACGAAAGATTTTTTATATAAGATTGGAGCATGGGGAAAAATACGAAACACAAGCAAAGAGGGTCTCACACTCGCAGGACTTCTTATGTTTAGCGAAGAGCGAATGATTACAGAAGTTTTACCACAATATTTTTTAGAATATCGCGAATATGATGACGATATGCTTTGGTCAAATCGTTTCACATCCCAAGACGGAACGTGGTCGGGAAATATTTACGATTTTTATTTTAAAGTAATGAACGAGCTAAAAGATGGATCAGAAGCTGAAAAAGAAGCTATGCATGAGGCGCTCGTTAATGCGATTGTTCATGCCGATTACAACGGTGATGGGGGCATTATTGTCGAACGGCAACGCTCATATGTGCAATTTTCTAATCCCGGGCTTTTCGGTATTCCTTTAGAACAAGCATTTAGCGGCGGTGTTAGCCATTTGCGTAATCCGAATGTGTTTAAAATGTTTATTTACATTCATTTTTGCAAACGAGCTGGAGTCGGTTTGAAAACGATCGAAACGATTTGCTTGCAACAACCTGTCATTGATCAATACGATTTCCAGGAGCGGACGGTCATAACATTACCAATCGTGTCCTTTCCAGAAAGACATAAACAAGACGATGATCTAGAGATGATATGTGATTGGTCAGACAATCTAGAGCTAGCCGACTCCATAAATAACGACGAAAACTCCTATAATAGCGACGAAAACTCCATAAATAGTGAGTTAGAGTCCATAAATAAAGAGTTAGAGTCCGTAAACAAAGAATCTAACTGCGTAAATAGCGGACCTAACTCCGTAATTAGCGAAAATAACTCCTGTAATAGCGACCAAAACTCTATAAATAATCTAACCAACTCCGTAAATAATGAAGAAGAAACGAATATCGATCAAGAGCTCTGGAGTATTGCTGAGATTGCGCGTAAGAAAAAAAGGCTTGCACCGGCAAAGATGGAAGAAGTCATTTTGCAACTATGTGCCCATCGGCCATTAATGTTAAAAGAATTAGCTTATTTATTAGATCGAACGCCAGACGGGCTGCGCAACAATTATTTAGGAAAGTTATTAGCGGAAGGGAAAATGCGTTTGAAGTATCCAGAACAACTGAATCACCCGAGACAGGCATATATAACGAATAAGTAA
- a CDS encoding ABC transporter ATP-binding protein, whose amino-acid sequence MDDRVIIRFNHVTKQYDDDLPVLDDVSFDIERGKFYTLLGPSGCGKTTILRLIAGFIEPTKGDIYFHGQRINHVPSNKRRVNTVFQDYALFPHLNVFENVAFGLRIKKIPEADIERKVKEALRFVNLEGYEQRAIHEMSGGQRQRVAIARAIVNEPDVLLLDEPLSALDLKLRTEMQYELRELQRRLGITFIFVTHDQEEALAMSDEIFVLNKGKIEQRGTPKDIYDEPVNRFVADFIGESNIIVGTMIDDFVVEFANQQFTCVDRGFAKNERVDIVIRPEDLELTTAERGKLRVRVDSVLFRGVHYELCCYDAYGNEWLVHSTKKAEIGEEIGLHFEPEAIHVMKRSGGE is encoded by the coding sequence ATGGACGATCGCGTCATCATTCGCTTTAACCATGTCACAAAACAATACGATGATGATCTCCCTGTGCTTGATGATGTTAGTTTTGACATCGAGCGCGGGAAATTTTATACGCTTCTCGGTCCGTCCGGCTGCGGAAAAACGACCATTCTCCGCTTAATTGCTGGTTTTATCGAACCGACAAAAGGCGATATTTATTTTCATGGCCAACGGATAAACCACGTGCCTTCAAATAAACGACGAGTGAATACGGTGTTTCAAGATTACGCACTTTTTCCTCACTTAAACGTATTTGAAAACGTCGCTTTTGGCTTACGTATTAAAAAAATACCGGAGGCAGACATTGAACGAAAAGTAAAAGAAGCGCTTCGTTTCGTCAACTTAGAAGGATACGAGCAACGCGCGATTCATGAAATGTCAGGGGGACAACGGCAGCGCGTCGCCATCGCCCGCGCCATCGTCAACGAACCGGACGTACTGTTGCTAGATGAACCGCTTTCTGCGCTCGATTTAAAGCTTCGAACAGAGATGCAATATGAGTTGCGTGAATTGCAGCGGAGGCTCGGTATTACGTTTATTTTCGTTACTCACGATCAAGAAGAAGCGCTTGCGATGTCTGATGAAATTTTCGTGTTAAACAAAGGAAAAATTGAACAACGCGGCACGCCAAAAGACATTTACGATGAGCCCGTCAATCGCTTTGTCGCTGATTTTATCGGGGAGTCAAACATCATTGTCGGGACGATGATTGATGACTTCGTTGTAGAGTTTGCGAATCAACAATTTACGTGCGTCGATCGCGGGTTTGCGAAAAATGAACGAGTCGATATTGTCATTCGCCCTGAAGACTTAGAATTAACAACCGCTGAACGCGGCAAGTTGCGCGTGCGTGTTGATTCTGTTTTATTTCGCGGTGTACATTATGAGCTTTGTTGTTATGATGCATATGGTAACGAGTGGCTCGTTCACTCGACGAAAAAGGCAGAAATCGGGGAAGAAATCGGCCTCCATTTTGAGCCAGAAGCTATCCATGTTATGAAAAGAAGCGGGGGGGAATAA
- a CDS encoding FAD-dependent oxidoreductase: MSLPRLSQSYWLQTTTIPSFPPLTKPIKTDVAIIGGGITGITTAYLLAKQGVRVAVIEADRLCNGTTGHTTAKITAQHDLIYHELISHVGEENARKYYEANEKALHEIIHIVKENDIRCDLSIEDACVYTTEETKLHALEAEWKAYETIGIDGAYVDQLSLPFSVQGAIMMRNQTQFHPLHYLKTLVELAVKHGASFYEQTVAQHIETSTRPVVQTKNGATITCDTVVICTHFPFFDPSFYFARLHAERSYVIAVESHERLQGMYLSANEPKRSLRSAVLNNRPLLLIGGESHKVGQGTNMMQHYEALQSFCNHTFGLSNVLYRWSAQDLVTLDHLPYIGPVRASYPNVLVATGYRKWGMTTGTVAAHLLTDLTLQKENSYAHLFTPSRFIAHPSLQNFVTEGIDVAKHFLTGKLEYALRTPRDISPGEGAVVNVDGKRAGAYRDEQGTLYVVDTTCTHMGCELEWNNSEHSWDCPCHGSRFCFTGKVLEGPAIEPLQRIEGDV; this comes from the coding sequence ATGTCTTTACCAAGGTTGTCTCAATCGTATTGGCTACAAACAACAACAATACCATCCTTTCCGCCTTTGACAAAGCCGATTAAAACGGATGTAGCAATTATTGGTGGAGGAATAACAGGTATTACAACCGCTTATTTGCTCGCTAAACAAGGCGTGCGTGTCGCTGTCATCGAAGCAGACCGGCTATGTAACGGCACAACAGGGCATACGACGGCAAAAATTACTGCCCAGCACGATCTTATTTACCACGAACTTATTTCACATGTCGGGGAAGAGAACGCTCGGAAATATTACGAAGCAAATGAAAAAGCTTTGCACGAGATTATACACATAGTGAAAGAAAACGACATTCGTTGCGACTTGTCGATTGAAGACGCATGCGTGTATACGACAGAAGAAACAAAATTACATGCGCTCGAAGCAGAGTGGAAAGCGTATGAAACGATCGGCATTGACGGAGCATATGTCGACCAACTGTCGCTTCCTTTTTCCGTTCAAGGTGCAATCATGATGCGCAACCAAACGCAATTCCATCCGCTCCATTATTTAAAAACATTAGTGGAACTCGCTGTCAAACATGGGGCATCTTTTTATGAACAAACCGTTGCACAACATATTGAGACATCGACAAGACCGGTTGTACAAACGAAAAATGGAGCAACGATCACTTGTGACACCGTTGTCATTTGTACTCACTTTCCATTTTTTGATCCTTCTTTTTATTTTGCTCGTTTACATGCCGAACGGTCATACGTTATTGCAGTCGAGTCGCATGAACGATTGCAAGGCATGTATTTAAGCGCAAATGAGCCAAAGCGCTCGCTTCGATCTGCCGTGCTGAACAACAGACCGCTTCTCTTGATTGGAGGCGAGTCGCATAAAGTCGGACAAGGAACAAACATGATGCAACATTACGAAGCATTACAGTCATTTTGTAACCACACGTTTGGATTATCAAATGTATTATATCGTTGGTCAGCACAAGACTTAGTAACGTTAGATCATCTTCCTTACATCGGCCCTGTCCGTGCTAGTTATCCAAACGTGCTTGTCGCGACAGGATATCGAAAGTGGGGAATGACGACAGGCACTGTCGCAGCCCACCTTTTAACCGATTTAACGTTGCAAAAAGAGAACAGCTATGCCCATCTATTTACGCCGTCACGATTTATCGCTCATCCATCGCTTCAAAACTTCGTGACAGAAGGAATCGATGTCGCTAAACATTTCTTAACCGGAAAGCTTGAATACGCCCTTCGTACCCCTCGCGACATATCGCCAGGAGAAGGAGCTGTAGTCAATGTAGACGGAAAACGGGCAGGTGCATACCGCGACGAACAAGGTACGCTTTATGTCGTCGACACGACTTGTACACATATGGGGTGCGAGCTTGAATGGAACAACAGTGAACACTCTTGGGATTGCCCATGTCATGGCTCTCGCTTTTGTTTTACCGGAAAAGTTTTAGAAGGACCTGCCATCGAACCGCTCCAGCGGATTGAAGGGGATGTATAA
- a CDS encoding ABC transporter permease — protein MRRYAYAIPYWLWIGLFVIAPIILIVYYSFFDIEGHFSLVNYQTFFTPVYLRMTLNSFWYAFLITACSLLIAYPTAYLLTKTKHKQLWLLLIILPTWVNLLLKAYAFLGLFGTYGAVNALFEAIGIGTKQLLFTDFSFVFVSVYIFIPFMILPIFNALEKLNPSLIDAARDLGASEWTTFRRVIFPLTLDGVKAGCQAVFIPSLSLFMLTRLIAGNRVITLGTAVEQHFLVTQNWGMGATIAVFLMIAMAGIMALTGNKKWGVRQ, from the coding sequence ATGCGCCGCTACGCTTATGCCATCCCGTATTGGTTATGGATCGGTTTGTTCGTCATTGCGCCGATTATTCTTATTGTGTACTATTCGTTCTTCGATATCGAAGGACATTTCTCGCTCGTCAATTATCAAACTTTTTTTACGCCAGTTTATTTACGAATGACATTAAATTCGTTTTGGTATGCATTTTTAATTACAGCATGCTCACTTCTTATCGCTTATCCGACTGCCTATTTGTTAACGAAAACGAAGCATAAGCAGCTATGGTTATTGCTTATTATTTTACCGACATGGGTCAATTTATTGTTGAAGGCATACGCCTTTCTCGGTTTGTTTGGCACGTATGGGGCAGTCAATGCACTATTTGAAGCGATTGGAATTGGAACGAAACAACTATTGTTTACGGACTTTAGTTTTGTTTTTGTATCTGTTTATATTTTTATCCCATTTATGATTTTGCCGATTTTTAATGCGCTTGAAAAATTAAACCCTTCTTTGATCGATGCAGCGCGCGACTTAGGAGCAAGCGAATGGACGACATTTCGTCGCGTCATTTTTCCGCTTACGCTTGATGGCGTGAAAGCAGGCTGTCAAGCAGTGTTCATTCCGTCGCTCTCGCTCTTTATGTTGACGCGATTAATCGCTGGAAACCGCGTCATTACGCTCGGCACCGCTGTCGAGCAGCATTTTCTCGTGACGCAAAACTGGGGAATGGGTGCGACAATCGCTGTCTTTTTAATGATTGCCATGGCCGGCATCATGGCTTTAACAGGAAATAAAAAATGGGGGGTGAGACAATGA